One window of the Leucobacter komagatae genome contains the following:
- a CDS encoding ATP-binding protein — MFDENATLKRDAVFSVGRVVAVEGRQIRVAVDKLKNSAHLLYQGEIVRNIAVGSYIKIAKGFGELVASVDGERIREERVASPDYKRNVDSLVRELEVSLVGYFENGRFQRGVREMPLLDNECFILSENEFQAIHTFADAKTPTIPLGVLAMEPTQPVSIGVDKIFASHIGVFGNTGSGKSYSLAKLYHELFKQYGSQPGFLYRSQFVLIDFNGEYVNRDAEGDDDHGASVIIEDELKAEYRLSTRTTSGDRLPLPSSAVNDPVFWSILLGATEKTQAPFVSRVLRGDFWDRLLPDSSALLAVIGDTVARATKSTDPSMDRLLPHNFLEEIEECLGVTASGSFKAMVQDFKTNLNYFTRNHNFFWGGPNPKWSSDQDWEDFIANKIKAVTQDFSAVTDVDLVRFKLVLQFYKDVIGGFVNREHIGPLMKRLHSQIHGIKRLITVSDDTVASKPLTVVSLRDVNLEMRKVIPMILCRHLYESKKITDQANDRHLNLIIDEAHNILSLDSSRENEAWRDYRLETFEEIVKEGRKFGVFLTIASQRPHDISPTIISQLHNYFLHRLVNDLDIRAIEKAVSYLDRVSFESMPILPTGTCILSGVAAQIPVMVSVDELESRFAPNSRTMSITTAWSSPLPPPDASGDESPF, encoded by the coding sequence GTGTTTGACGAGAATGCGACTCTGAAACGAGATGCCGTATTCAGTGTTGGACGAGTCGTCGCCGTAGAGGGGCGACAAATACGTGTTGCCGTCGACAAACTCAAGAACAGTGCGCATCTTCTCTACCAGGGAGAGATCGTACGGAACATCGCCGTTGGGAGCTACATCAAGATCGCCAAGGGATTTGGAGAGCTTGTAGCCTCGGTCGACGGTGAACGCATACGAGAAGAGCGAGTCGCCTCGCCCGATTACAAGCGAAACGTCGACAGCCTTGTGCGTGAGCTCGAGGTGAGCCTGGTTGGATACTTCGAGAACGGCCGCTTCCAGAGAGGCGTCCGAGAGATGCCTCTCCTCGATAACGAATGCTTCATCCTCAGTGAGAACGAGTTCCAGGCTATTCACACATTTGCTGACGCGAAGACCCCAACGATCCCGCTGGGTGTCCTGGCAATGGAGCCTACGCAGCCAGTCAGCATCGGGGTTGACAAGATATTCGCAAGCCACATCGGAGTGTTCGGAAACACAGGAAGCGGCAAGTCATATTCGCTCGCGAAGCTCTATCACGAGCTCTTCAAGCAGTACGGCAGTCAGCCAGGTTTCCTATACAGATCCCAGTTCGTGCTCATTGACTTCAACGGCGAATACGTCAACCGTGACGCCGAAGGTGACGATGACCATGGCGCGTCGGTAATCATCGAGGACGAACTCAAGGCTGAATACCGCTTATCAACTCGAACGACCTCCGGGGATCGCTTGCCGCTTCCCTCGTCCGCCGTAAACGATCCCGTGTTCTGGTCGATCTTGCTCGGCGCTACAGAGAAGACTCAAGCGCCGTTCGTGTCGCGTGTTCTGAGAGGGGATTTCTGGGATCGCCTACTTCCAGATTCATCCGCACTGCTCGCGGTGATTGGAGACACTGTAGCGAGAGCAACCAAGAGCACCGACCCGTCAATGGATCGACTCCTGCCGCACAACTTCCTTGAAGAGATTGAAGAATGCCTGGGTGTAACGGCCTCTGGCTCTTTCAAAGCGATGGTTCAGGACTTCAAGACCAACCTGAACTATTTCACTCGGAACCACAACTTCTTTTGGGGAGGCCCAAACCCAAAATGGTCTTCCGACCAAGACTGGGAAGATTTCATCGCCAACAAGATCAAGGCTGTCACTCAAGACTTTTCCGCAGTGACCGACGTCGACCTTGTCAGGTTCAAACTCGTTCTGCAGTTCTATAAGGATGTTATTGGCGGGTTTGTGAACCGCGAGCACATTGGCCCGCTCATGAAGCGTCTTCACAGCCAGATCCACGGTATTAAACGACTGATCACAGTCTCAGATGACACCGTAGCCTCGAAGCCGCTTACCGTCGTCTCGCTCCGTGACGTGAATCTTGAGATGCGCAAGGTCATTCCCATGATCCTCTGTCGCCACCTCTACGAATCTAAGAAGATCACCGACCAAGCGAACGATCGCCACCTCAACCTCATCATTGACGAGGCGCACAACATCCTCTCACTGGACTCCTCTCGAGAAAACGAAGCCTGGCGAGACTATCGTTTGGAGACCTTCGAGGAAATCGTCAAAGAAGGCAGAAAATTCGGTGTCTTCCTAACTATCGCAAGCCAGCGTCCGCATGACATCTCGCCAACCATTATTTCGCAATTGCATAACTACTTTTTGCATCGTCTTGTCAATGACTTGGACATCCGGGCGATTGAGAAAGCGGTGTCCTATTTGGATCGGGTGTCATTCGAATCGATGCCGATTCTTCCAACTGGCACCTGCATCCTGTCTGGTGTCGCGGCGCAGATCCCTGTGATGGTCAGTGTTGACGAACTGGAATCACGGTTTGCTCCCAATAGTCGAACTATGTCGATAACAACGGCATGGTCGAGTCCGCTCCCGCCACCGGACGCGAGTGGCGATGAATCGCCGTTCTAA
- a CDS encoding IS1249 family transposase, translated as MPKTTNSSTCLVCGNALVKNGFTSAGTRCWRCLNCGSSSTRKRADLTRRHTLDRFLSWLLGKDSQAEAAERVSDRTFRREIEWCWQIRPTLPTVTIPPRCVIVDGTYVGGWCLLVALDEDLTPLAFQWCSTETQAAWGALFAQIPAPLVVVCDGGPGLNAALKTVWPDTRVQRCIFHVLMNIRTHLTWRPRTVAGQTLLALTKQLSQVQTPEDALGWLKRLNAWHSIYGRLTRERSYARRRLKDGSWDSPTGKQWWYTHDRLRKAYRLLTEIQRRGHLFTFVQIDIPRTTSGLEGAFNSVLKTLLRFHRGMPTVHQKRVAEWFALKQAGLLQTAHSFITHEVINPPVNPRPRFTEPDPSPELYGTGLDASEGLWLRKGWGGRT; from the coding sequence GTGCCGAAAACAACCAACTCGTCCACCTGTCTGGTATGCGGCAACGCGCTCGTGAAGAACGGTTTCACGAGCGCGGGAACCAGGTGCTGGAGATGCCTGAACTGCGGCAGCTCCTCAACCAGGAAACGGGCAGACCTCACCCGCCGGCACACCCTCGACCGGTTCCTGTCCTGGCTCCTGGGCAAGGACTCACAAGCCGAAGCCGCGGAACGAGTCTCAGACCGAACCTTCCGCCGGGAGATCGAATGGTGCTGGCAAATCAGGCCAACGCTCCCGACCGTGACGATACCGCCGAGGTGCGTGATCGTGGACGGAACGTACGTTGGTGGATGGTGTCTCCTGGTCGCGCTCGATGAGGACCTCACCCCGCTCGCGTTCCAGTGGTGCTCGACCGAAACCCAGGCCGCGTGGGGTGCGTTGTTCGCGCAGATCCCTGCCCCACTCGTGGTGGTGTGTGATGGCGGGCCAGGCCTGAACGCGGCACTCAAAACAGTGTGGCCGGATACGCGCGTGCAGCGTTGCATCTTCCACGTCCTGATGAACATACGCACCCATCTCACCTGGAGACCCCGCACCGTTGCTGGGCAGACGCTCCTCGCGCTCACAAAACAGCTTTCACAAGTACAAACGCCAGAGGACGCTCTCGGCTGGCTCAAGCGGTTGAACGCCTGGCATTCGATCTACGGACGCCTCACTCGTGAACGCTCGTACGCGAGGCGCAGACTCAAGGACGGGTCATGGGACTCACCCACCGGGAAACAGTGGTGGTACACCCACGACCGGCTTCGGAAGGCGTACCGGCTCCTCACCGAGATCCAACGCCGCGGACACCTGTTCACTTTCGTTCAGATCGATATCCCCAGAACCACGAGCGGCCTCGAGGGAGCCTTCAACTCGGTCCTGAAAACACTCCTCCGATTCCATCGCGGAATGCCCACCGTCCATCAGAAACGCGTCGCGGAATGGTTCGCTCTAAAACAAGCAGGACTGCTCCAGACCGCGCACTCGTTCATCACGCACGAAGTGATCAACCCGCCAGTGAACCCACGCCCCCGGTTCACGGAACCAGACCCGAGCCCCGAGCTCTACGGCACCGGCCTTGACGCCAGCGAAGGCCTCTGGCTACGCAAAGGATGGGGAGGGCGGACCTGA
- a CDS encoding GIY-YIG nuclease family protein translates to MASRGTASPQSGGHSKPRKKDLPAPLVQEFRQLFDEAKKAKDDQGRKISSAKWGVYAFFDYDGEPIYVGQTHEQLATRLNRHLTNQRTDAVAMRILDIFEVAEVRMWPVWELQGVSAKDNDALRLLDAYEYSAYLAAIEDSKFGAILNEKIPPISTRVELPESYTFPLISEQTRRERGHADVRIARRAETIARLAAVAHERGEVSDGLRRVLVIQAVRLAYLSAVRLAEVEGRPEPDPAAISVEGLVGSVLYEHSDPHGEKRDDDEGGVT, encoded by the coding sequence ATGGCTAGCCGGGGCACAGCGTCGCCACAAAGCGGAGGCCATTCCAAGCCTCGGAAAAAGGATCTTCCAGCACCGCTTGTTCAAGAGTTCCGGCAGCTTTTTGACGAGGCGAAGAAGGCCAAGGACGATCAAGGCAGGAAGATCTCATCAGCGAAGTGGGGCGTTTATGCCTTCTTCGACTACGACGGAGAGCCGATTTACGTCGGCCAGACGCACGAGCAGCTTGCTACTCGCCTGAATCGTCACTTGACGAACCAGCGCACTGACGCCGTTGCGATGCGAATCCTTGACATCTTCGAGGTCGCTGAAGTGAGAATGTGGCCCGTCTGGGAACTCCAAGGAGTCTCCGCCAAGGACAACGACGCACTCAGGCTGCTCGACGCATATGAGTACTCGGCGTATCTAGCTGCGATCGAAGACAGTAAGTTCGGAGCAATCCTCAACGAGAAGATTCCGCCGATCTCCACGCGGGTGGAACTGCCCGAGTCGTACACTTTCCCGTTGATCTCCGAGCAGACGCGAAGGGAGCGAGGCCATGCGGATGTGCGCATCGCCCGCCGCGCTGAGACCATCGCGCGCCTTGCTGCTGTTGCTCATGAACGTGGCGAGGTATCTGACGGCCTGCGTCGCGTGCTTGTGATCCAGGCCGTGCGGCTCGCCTACCTCTCTGCCGTGCGGCTGGCTGAAGTCGAAGGCCGCCCAGAGCCGGACCCTGCGGCGATCTCTGTTGAAGGACTCGTCGGTAGCGTGCTCTATGAGCACTCGGATCCGCACGGCGAGAAGAGGGATGACGATGAAGGTGGAGTCACCTGA
- a CDS encoding HamA C-terminal domain-containing protein — protein sequence MTQLIALDDIAAGTSEQTRSFFHVLGERTIPDTRVNYRVHWLALDANGRHRTTALARHLYYRIVDYCIPRSRIQEARARDAREGGNVQMMTLQEEARRMFMDSETSGEGGELLLYFLLEAELNIPQILCKMPLKTNTAMPIHGVDGVHAAIREDGGLAVYWGESKLYGDVQSAMTDCLESIAPFLVDDGAGTAHRDLVLVRENLDAGDRDLSLKLVQYFTDDAPERLGLEVRGACLVGFTHDAHGDPFREDKATIVEAVQERIDAWSKSVGTRVQNRAIHGFEIEFFCMPLPSVQELRTAFNDLLSHR from the coding sequence ATGACTCAACTGATTGCACTGGACGACATCGCCGCTGGCACATCGGAGCAGACGCGATCGTTCTTCCATGTCCTAGGGGAACGAACCATCCCCGACACGCGCGTGAACTACCGGGTCCACTGGCTCGCGCTAGACGCAAACGGCCGGCATCGCACAACGGCATTGGCGCGACACCTCTACTACCGCATCGTCGACTACTGCATCCCTCGCTCTCGAATTCAGGAAGCCCGTGCACGCGATGCTCGGGAAGGGGGAAACGTTCAGATGATGACACTGCAAGAAGAAGCTCGCAGGATGTTCATGGACTCCGAGACGTCTGGCGAGGGAGGCGAGCTCCTGCTCTATTTTCTTCTCGAAGCGGAGCTGAACATCCCGCAGATTTTGTGCAAGATGCCATTGAAGACGAACACAGCGATGCCGATTCACGGCGTGGACGGTGTGCACGCAGCGATTCGGGAGGACGGCGGCCTCGCAGTTTACTGGGGTGAGTCCAAACTCTATGGAGATGTGCAATCCGCGATGACTGATTGTCTTGAGAGCATTGCCCCGTTTCTCGTTGATGACGGGGCTGGGACGGCACATCGCGATCTCGTGCTCGTGCGCGAAAATCTTGACGCCGGAGACCGTGACCTTTCTCTCAAACTCGTGCAGTACTTCACCGACGACGCTCCCGAGCGTCTGGGGCTTGAGGTGCGCGGCGCTTGCCTCGTGGGTTTCACTCACGACGCTCATGGAGATCCATTTCGAGAGGACAAAGCCACCATCGTTGAAGCCGTTCAAGAACGTATCGACGCATGGTCGAAGAGCGTCGGAACGAGAGTACAGAATCGCGCCATTCACGGTTTTGAAATCGAGTTCTTCTGCATGCCCTTGCCTTCAGTGCAGGAGCTTCGAACCGCATTCAATGACCTTCTGAGCCACCGATGA
- a CDS encoding DNA cytosine methyltransferase — translation MGNVTPISAARPRVLEFFAGIGLARMGLEEAGFQVAWANDYEPDKKAMYDAQFAESSDHSFALGDIGKVKAKDLPRDAELAWASSPCTDLSLAGTRAGLAGVQSGTFWHFTKLLRELDYDRPEVVVLENVVGLATSHGGDDLTAAIREFNDLGYSVDVLAIDARRFLPQSRPRLFLVGAQNPPEDVAEPNSDLRPDWLQWVYGDKTLRTHRAKLPTPPAPKTEGLGEVVEDMSLNDERWWDADRTEAFTSSLSPMQRDRVMALKRSPGVKYRTAYRRTRNGVAVWEVRPDDISGCLRTARGGSSKQAVVRLGSKRLQVRWMTPREYARLMGAGDYDLSAARNSQALFGFGDAVAVPAVSWLAENYLMPLIRGKFASASEIQEAVANG, via the coding sequence ATGGGAAATGTCACGCCGATCAGCGCAGCCCGACCTCGGGTGCTTGAGTTCTTCGCAGGCATCGGCCTAGCTCGTATGGGACTCGAAGAAGCCGGTTTCCAGGTTGCATGGGCGAACGACTACGAGCCTGACAAAAAGGCCATGTACGACGCCCAATTCGCCGAGTCATCGGATCACTCATTCGCCCTCGGAGACATCGGCAAGGTCAAGGCGAAAGACCTCCCGCGAGATGCCGAACTTGCGTGGGCCTCCTCTCCTTGCACTGACCTCTCGCTCGCCGGCACTCGAGCAGGACTCGCGGGCGTGCAGTCCGGGACGTTCTGGCACTTCACGAAGCTACTCAGAGAGCTTGACTACGACCGACCTGAGGTAGTGGTTCTGGAAAACGTCGTCGGTCTCGCGACATCGCACGGCGGAGACGATCTCACCGCTGCAATTCGAGAGTTCAACGACCTGGGCTACTCGGTGGACGTGCTTGCCATTGACGCACGACGCTTCCTGCCGCAGTCACGGCCGAGACTGTTCCTCGTCGGCGCACAGAACCCGCCGGAAGACGTTGCGGAGCCGAACTCCGATCTGCGACCAGACTGGCTCCAATGGGTCTACGGCGATAAGACTCTCCGCACCCATCGCGCGAAGCTCCCAACTCCTCCAGCCCCGAAGACAGAAGGCCTAGGCGAGGTAGTGGAAGACATGTCGTTGAATGATGAGCGTTGGTGGGATGCGGACCGCACTGAGGCGTTCACTTCGTCGCTTTCCCCCATGCAGCGTGATCGCGTGATGGCGTTGAAGCGAAGCCCTGGCGTGAAGTATCGGACGGCATACCGACGCACTCGCAATGGCGTCGCTGTCTGGGAAGTTCGCCCGGATGACATCTCGGGTTGCCTGCGAACTGCGCGCGGCGGTTCATCGAAGCAGGCCGTTGTCCGTCTCGGGAGTAAGCGTCTACAGGTTCGCTGGATGACTCCTCGCGAGTATGCGCGGCTCATGGGGGCCGGCGACTACGATCTGAGCGCCGCGAGGAACAGCCAGGCACTGTTCGGGTTCGGAGACGCTGTCGCAGTGCCCGCGGTCTCCTGGCTCGCGGAGAACTACTTGATGCCGCTGATCCGCGGAAAGTTCGCTTCTGCGAGTGAAATCCAGGAGGCAGTCGCGAATGGCTAG
- a CDS encoding helix-turn-helix domain-containing protein, giving the protein MNDPEARSTIVLNAAQIAVLKWIKAGSPDGVYLDGDFGHRISARTLQSRGLVQISGHGAQWRAQLTDRGKAWPAAVPADIEARELQTQAKSRGPATSAEPQVTLHAEPDERAGATVKAMRRISKPKPAKPRKIPTRQVSKQETYMKYKVVVTRVQVAERWVRATDEEHAAQKVQEEFERPYGYFGAWKTTASEVEIVEAEQTTVIRPNLLSETGPMLLSLKDAGAALGIPYSAVYELTNRGELEHTRIGSRKYVSRESLMNFIKENTHRGYYAG; this is encoded by the coding sequence ATGAACGATCCAGAGGCACGCAGCACGATCGTGCTGAACGCTGCTCAGATCGCGGTGCTCAAATGGATCAAAGCAGGAAGCCCCGACGGGGTCTACCTGGACGGCGACTTCGGACACCGCATCTCTGCCCGCACGCTGCAAAGCCGCGGGCTAGTGCAGATCTCGGGTCACGGAGCTCAGTGGCGCGCTCAGCTCACTGACCGAGGCAAGGCCTGGCCCGCTGCCGTTCCTGCAGACATCGAGGCGAGAGAACTTCAAACCCAAGCAAAGTCACGGGGGCCGGCTACAAGCGCTGAACCGCAAGTCACGCTGCATGCTGAACCGGACGAACGGGCCGGGGCGACCGTGAAAGCCATGCGGAGAATCAGCAAACCCAAGCCAGCGAAACCACGCAAGATTCCGACGCGGCAAGTGAGCAAGCAGGAGACCTACATGAAGTACAAAGTCGTCGTGACCCGGGTGCAAGTCGCCGAACGATGGGTACGCGCAACCGATGAAGAACACGCAGCGCAGAAAGTGCAAGAAGAATTCGAACGCCCCTACGGCTACTTCGGCGCTTGGAAAACCACCGCCTCCGAAGTCGAGATCGTCGAAGCGGAGCAGACCACGGTAATCCGCCCGAATCTCCTCTCAGAGACCGGGCCGATGCTGCTCTCCCTGAAAGACGCCGGCGCAGCCCTTGGCATCCCGTACTCTGCCGTGTACGAGCTCACGAACCGAGGCGAGCTGGAACATACCCGCATCGGCTCACGAAAGTACGTCTCCCGAGAATCGCTCATGAACTTCATCAAGGAGAACACCCACCGCGGCTACTACGCAGGCTGA
- a CDS encoding SIR2 family protein, which yields MSSQLRIGPGVPVEKEATTGISIDRLRTIIQDSHLNFLIGAGTSAPFFEPLGDVEKALTALRTADEETRLARASVQGYFFHKVLVPNAKLLNARTDAGAQSLIKTYARFMAVLNRVLLRRRSTLLGKQVNLFTTNVDMASEVALELLEIDTNDGFSGKIRPRLDLGEYSTLRYRQGGRFEYRSEIPTVNLFKIHGSAAWRGEGDDIYFDHQLKLVQGVQAAYEAARPSLIRITRPAQVDAVRLRRRAAGKVRSDEVKDFVKAYSRLQIVNPEKTKFASTVLNKTYYELLRRFANELEKENSALFVHGFSFRDEHLLDLVTRAAATNPTLQVIVFCYDRDSYKEIKQLFPMERVKNGNILFVRPAEPEKGEDERKLSLGTVVEDFLEQVLIEKTPSPDHIIELKLDSAAGDLASV from the coding sequence ATGTCGAGTCAGCTGCGCATCGGCCCAGGAGTTCCGGTCGAGAAGGAAGCAACAACCGGTATCTCGATCGATCGACTCCGAACGATCATCCAAGATTCCCACCTGAATTTTCTTATCGGCGCAGGTACCTCCGCACCATTTTTCGAACCTCTCGGAGATGTCGAAAAAGCGCTCACTGCACTTCGGACTGCTGACGAAGAAACCAGACTTGCTCGGGCCTCAGTGCAGGGATACTTCTTCCACAAGGTGCTCGTCCCGAATGCCAAACTTCTGAATGCCCGTACTGACGCCGGCGCGCAGTCGCTGATCAAAACCTACGCGCGGTTCATGGCCGTTCTCAACCGCGTCCTGTTGCGGCGACGGAGCACTCTCCTCGGCAAACAAGTCAACTTGTTTACGACCAACGTCGACATGGCGTCAGAAGTGGCACTCGAACTCCTCGAGATTGATACCAATGACGGGTTCTCCGGCAAAATTCGACCACGTCTCGACCTCGGCGAATACAGCACCCTCCGATATAGACAAGGGGGCCGTTTCGAGTACCGATCAGAGATCCCCACTGTCAATCTCTTTAAAATTCACGGTTCGGCCGCCTGGCGAGGCGAAGGCGACGACATCTATTTTGACCACCAGCTCAAACTGGTGCAAGGGGTGCAAGCGGCGTATGAGGCGGCGAGGCCCTCCTTGATTCGCATCACTAGGCCTGCTCAGGTAGACGCGGTCAGGCTGAGGAGACGGGCAGCAGGAAAAGTGCGTAGCGATGAAGTCAAAGATTTCGTCAAGGCATACTCGCGACTCCAGATCGTCAACCCCGAGAAAACCAAGTTCGCGAGCACGGTTCTGAATAAGACCTACTATGAGCTCCTTCGTCGCTTTGCGAACGAGCTTGAGAAGGAAAACAGCGCCCTGTTCGTTCACGGTTTCTCGTTCCGCGACGAGCATCTTCTTGATCTAGTGACGCGGGCAGCTGCGACCAACCCTACTCTTCAAGTGATTGTCTTTTGCTACGATCGCGACTCCTACAAAGAGATCAAACAACTCTTCCCCATGGAACGGGTCAAGAACGGCAACATCCTTTTCGTGCGTCCTGCGGAACCCGAAAAGGGCGAGGATGAGCGGAAGCTCTCACTCGGTACCGTTGTGGAGGACTTCCTTGAGCAAGTGCTGATTGAGAAGACACCGTCTCCAGACCACATCATCGAGCTCAAGCTTGACTCCGCTGCCGGGGATTTGGCCAGTGTTTGA
- a CDS encoding DEAD/DEAH box helicase: MNDDEYWGEVAVLTAFAEGVRLSTLKSTRSVFANVRPDDPTPSIDWERHLLAASLVTTQAPESIQSGALRIVQGCLQDVDASTQQKEAAEYLLRRLGNARAADLALEKGLTQDRKDNIGASPLSLDLIRRTLELSVDGGDRRMPVNHFQRQFWSAAEEARWTSVSAPTSAGKSHIVRLWLATQIANRSRYRAVYLVPTRALIEEVSRELETALGDNATVTTMPWDTRVGERPHELFILTQERLHILLHKHPRMTFDLIFVDEAQKLSDGTRGVLLQRTLDEAARRGEPKIIFASPLTSNPELLVEGVPGTSTALLSETVTVNQTLIHVNQRRYHPMLWDMVALVNGERMPIGEFDLPARPVPESKRLSLVAVALGSEHSGNVVYANGAAEAEKIAGQICDALSSSSWQVTKDTLDVVELVEKTIHPQYLLAAYLKQGVAFHYGNMPLLVREAVERLFRTGDIRYLVCTSTLLEGVNLPCQNLFVRAPRKGNNTLMSAPDFWNLAGRAGRWGVEFQGNIVCIDTESESIWSEVPVRRSRQPLERATDTLPRKYLELHQYIQEGTPVGISRTDPILQALFGILAAARRQEQDLNDLPWLQVDAKEKTALSELVDEKLSSLTVSPETLQTHAGISPISIQRLFDHFQSVGSRDEFELAPPESYDALNSYIRAIQICFTFLGADFTSNEGRHYSLALLFVEWMRGRPLAVLIASRLSYLRRNGKKHSLPVEIRNVLKDVEQYARFEGPLFLACYSDVLNEAIPPDPGAEGSRDIAMMMELGVSRITEVSMMSLGLSRTSVVALSEHIVGDNLSPAECLEWISSRKIESLDLPVLVIEEVLNALHKRANTI; this comes from the coding sequence ATGAACGACGACGAATACTGGGGCGAAGTCGCGGTCCTCACTGCTTTCGCTGAGGGAGTCCGTCTTTCCACCCTCAAATCCACACGCAGCGTCTTCGCTAACGTACGCCCCGACGACCCGACTCCGAGCATCGACTGGGAACGTCACCTCCTTGCAGCCAGCCTCGTGACGACCCAAGCTCCTGAATCGATCCAGTCGGGTGCACTACGCATTGTGCAAGGGTGCCTTCAGGACGTTGATGCGTCCACGCAGCAGAAGGAGGCAGCGGAGTATCTCTTGAGACGCCTCGGCAATGCTCGGGCGGCTGACCTCGCCCTTGAGAAGGGTCTAACTCAGGATCGGAAGGACAACATCGGGGCGAGCCCGCTGTCACTCGACCTCATCCGACGAACACTAGAGCTCAGCGTCGACGGCGGAGACCGTCGCATGCCGGTGAACCATTTCCAACGCCAGTTCTGGAGCGCCGCTGAGGAGGCCCGGTGGACTAGCGTCTCCGCGCCGACCTCAGCCGGCAAATCTCACATTGTTAGGTTATGGCTTGCCACCCAGATCGCGAATCGTTCGCGTTACCGTGCGGTGTATCTGGTGCCTACTCGGGCGCTGATTGAGGAAGTCAGTCGAGAACTCGAAACTGCTCTTGGTGATAACGCCACGGTCACTACTATGCCGTGGGACACACGAGTGGGTGAACGCCCGCACGAGCTCTTCATTCTGACCCAGGAGCGATTGCACATTCTGCTGCACAAGCACCCCAGGATGACTTTCGATCTCATCTTCGTAGACGAAGCTCAGAAACTGAGCGATGGGACCCGCGGAGTCTTGCTCCAAAGGACGTTGGACGAAGCGGCGCGACGCGGCGAGCCGAAGATCATCTTCGCCAGCCCTCTCACCTCAAACCCTGAACTGCTTGTAGAAGGAGTTCCGGGCACTTCGACGGCCTTGCTCAGCGAGACAGTTACTGTGAACCAGACATTGATTCATGTGAATCAGCGGCGGTACCACCCAATGCTTTGGGACATGGTCGCACTCGTCAACGGCGAACGTATGCCGATCGGTGAATTCGACTTGCCCGCTCGTCCAGTTCCCGAGAGTAAGCGGCTCTCCCTCGTCGCCGTCGCACTTGGCAGCGAGCACTCAGGCAACGTCGTCTATGCCAATGGAGCCGCAGAAGCAGAGAAGATCGCGGGTCAGATATGCGACGCTCTCTCCTCGTCCAGCTGGCAAGTGACGAAAGACACCCTCGACGTGGTGGAGTTGGTCGAGAAGACCATCCACCCCCAATATCTCCTTGCCGCCTATTTGAAGCAAGGAGTGGCGTTCCATTACGGCAACATGCCACTTCTGGTTCGTGAGGCCGTAGAACGCCTCTTCCGCACTGGAGATATTCGCTATCTCGTCTGCACATCCACCCTCCTCGAAGGCGTCAACTTGCCCTGCCAAAATCTCTTCGTCCGGGCACCGCGCAAAGGAAACAATACCCTCATGTCCGCTCCAGATTTCTGGAATCTGGCAGGCCGGGCAGGACGTTGGGGTGTGGAGTTCCAGGGCAACATCGTCTGCATCGATACCGAGTCAGAGAGCATCTGGAGCGAAGTTCCAGTTCGCCGTTCCCGACAGCCATTGGAGAGGGCCACCGACACACTCCCGCGCAAATACCTCGAGCTGCACCAGTACATCCAGGAAGGCACTCCGGTCGGCATTTCGCGAACAGACCCTATCCTGCAGGCGCTCTTCGGCATCCTTGCAGCTGCTCGAAGGCAAGAACAAGACCTAAACGACTTGCCCTGGCTACAGGTTGACGCCAAAGAGAAGACTGCGCTTTCCGAGCTCGTCGATGAGAAATTGTCATCACTTACCGTCTCTCCTGAAACGCTGCAGACTCACGCAGGCATCAGCCCGATCTCTATCCAGCGTCTATTCGATCATTTCCAATCAGTCGGCAGCAGAGATGAGTTTGAACTGGCCCCGCCTGAAAGCTACGACGCCCTCAACTCCTACATACGCGCCATCCAGATATGCTTCACGTTCCTCGGAGCCGATTTCACCTCAAACGAAGGCCGGCACTACTCTCTCGCTCTGCTCTTTGTGGAGTGGATGCGAGGGCGGCCTCTCGCCGTGCTCATAGCTAGCCGCCTGAGCTATTTGCGGCGGAACGGAAAGAAGCACAGTCTTCCAGTAGAGATTCGTAACGTGCTCAAAGATGTCGAGCAGTACGCACGGTTTGAGGGTCCGCTCTTTCTAGCATGCTATTCCGATGTCTTGAACGAAGCTATCCCACCAGATCCGGGCGCAGAGGGATCAAGAGACATTGCCATGATGATGGAGCTCGGAGTCTCCCGTATCACTGAGGTGTCAATGATGAGCTTGGGGCTCTCCCGGACTAGCGTTGTCGCGCTTTCCGAACACATTGTCGGTGACAATCTCTCGCCCGCCGAATGCCTCGAATGGATCTCCTCCCGCAAAATCGAATCCCTTGACCTACCGGTTTTGGTCATCGAGGAAGTTCTGAATGCTCTGCACAAGCGTGCAAACACCATCTAG